Proteins encoded together in one Prunus dulcis chromosome 3, ALMONDv2, whole genome shotgun sequence window:
- the LOC117622591 gene encoding uncharacterized protein LOC117622591 isoform X2 gives MQLSAMELKLRRKNTCSSAVLLILCTILLLVTTNFGSADEGEQQHKVVEESRNDDAPEKPSLWKMTRNAFPPCTSSPLRIRSYLEKAKALLNQGQAYIFPPSLEGSGDNIYVGEEAGSRGGGGGAGEKVREVVGNSFGKSKETVDSSAKSAAKLVGETVQKTKEKVKRSFSDRESREPQSEL, from the exons ATGCAGCTTTCAGCAATGGAGTTGAAACTCAGAAGAAAAAACACTTGTTCATCTGCAGTTTTGCTGATTCTCTGCACAATATTGTTATTGGTCACTACTAACTTTGGTTCTGCAGATGAAGGAGAGCAGCAGCATAAGGTGGTGGAGGAAAGCAGAAATGATGATGCACCAGAAAAACCATCTTTGTGGAAGATGACCAGAAATGCTTTTCCTCCGTGTACATCTTCACCTTTGAGGATCCGAAGCTACTTGGAGAAGGCCAAAGCGCTTTTGAACCAAGGGCAAGCCTACATCTTCCCTCCCAGTTTAga AGGGAGTGGTGATAATATTTATGTTGGAGAGGAGGCTGGGAgcagaggaggaggaggaggagctggAGAGAAGGTGAGAGAGGTTGTGGGGAATAGTTTTGGGAAGAGCAAAGAGACGGTGGACTCCTCGGCTAAATCAGCAGCCAAATTAGTTGGGGAAACAGTGCAGAAGACGAAGGAGAAAGTGAAGAGGAGCTTTTCTGACAGAGAAAGTAGAGAACCTCAATCTGAGCTCTAG
- the LOC117623215 gene encoding uncharacterized protein LOC117623215, translated as MEALASSAFVPETHPVLHNPTSIRTPNKRSGFLKISQSSHFVGLRVQALAGEASGSGDSEEVRPLNNGFGLVSEEILSLSQGDLNQSDSSEKNVSEALNLDMSFSSPSANGAAGGTRAGLFRTPISGGVQSATSAHGLPRPALAVRNLMEQARFAHLCTVMSRMHHRREGYPFGSLVDFAPDSTGHPIFSFSPLAIHTRNLLADPRCTLVVQIPGWSGLSNARVTIFGDVYPLPEHQQEWAHKQYIAKHQQGPSQQWGNFYYFRMQNISDIYFIGGFGTVAWVDVKEYEALQPDKIAVDGGEQNLKELNAIFSKPLKELLSAESEVDDAALISIDSKGTDVRVRQGAQFNIQRISFDEGHSVETLEEAKAALRKLINKGRVFKL; from the exons ATGGAAGCCCTTGCAAGCTCTGCGTTCGTCCCGGAGACGCACCCAGTTCTTCATAACCCTACTTCAATCAGAACTCCAAATAAGCGAAGTGGGTTTCTCAAAATCAGTCAAAGTTCTCATTTTGTTGGGCTGCGGGTTCAAGCTCTCGCAGGGGAGGCTTCTGGGTCCGGTGACAGTGAAGAGGTCAGGCCCTTGAATAATGGGTTTGGTTTAGTTTCTGAAGAGATTCTCTCTTTGTCTCAG GGTGATTTAAATCAGTCTGATAGTAGTGAGAAGAATGTGAGTGAGGCATTAAATTTAGACATGTCTTTTTCATCCCCATCTGCAAATGGAGCAGCAGGGGGAACGAGAGCTGGGCTCTTTAGAACTCCAATTTCTGGCGGGGTGCAGAGTGCAACTTCAGCTCATGGGTTACCTCGACCCGCCTTAGCTGTACGCAATCTTATGGAGCAG GCTAGATTTGCTCATTTGTGCACCGTAATGTCGCGCATGCACCATCGACGAGAAGGATATCCATTTGGTTCTCTGGTTGATTTTGCACCTGATTCTACCGGGC ATCCTATATTTTCGTTTTCACCATTGGCCATCCACACACGGAATCTGTTAGCTGATCCAAGATGCACACTTGTTGTGCAG ATTCCTGGATGGAGTGGCTTGTCAAATGCAAGGGTAACCATTTTTGGTGATGTCTACCCACTTCCAGAGCATCAACAG GAATGGGCTCATAAACAATACATAGCAAAACATCAACAGGGGCCTTCTCAACAATGGGGAAACTTCTACTACTTCAGGATGCAGAACATAAG TGACATATATTTCATTGGTGGATTTGGCACTGTTGCTTGGGTTGACGTCAAAGAATATGAGGCCCTTCAGCCTGATAAGATTGCTGTTGACGGAGGGGAGCAGAACCTGAAG GAACTTAATGCAATCTTTTCGAAGCCCCTGAAAGAACTTTTGTCTGCTGAATCTGAGGTCGATGATGCTGCTCTCATATCCATAGACAGCAAAGGAACTGATGTTCGGGTCCGTCAGGGTGCACAG TTCAACATACAGAGGATATCATTTGACGAAGGCCATTCTGTCGAGACGTTAGAGGAAGCCAAGGCTGCTCTTAGGAAACTTATAAACAAAGGCCGAGTATTTAAGttataa
- the LOC117621446 gene encoding uncharacterized membrane protein At1g16860-like gives MGSRFPSHQLSNGLYVSGRPEQPKERAPTMGSTAMPYTGGDIKKSGELGKMFDIPMDGSKSRKSGQLTSAPSRTGSFGGAASHSGPIMPNAAARANYTTSGPVSSGGMTGSTSVKKTNSGPLNKHGEPLKKSSGPQSGGVTRQNSGHIPPVLPTTGLITSGPISSGPLNSSGAPRKVSGPLESMGSMKLQSSSVAHNPAVTTLGQDDYSFRKNFPKTILWSVILIFVMGFIAGGFILGAVHNAILLAVVGILFAAVAALFTWNTCWGRNAIVNFISRYPDAELRTAKNGQYVKVSGVVTCGNVPLESSFRRVPRCVYTSTSLYEYRGWDSKPANPTHRRFTWGLRSSERHIVDFYISDFQSGLRALVKTGYGARVTPYVDESVIIDVNPENKDMSPDFVRWLGERNLSSDDRTMRLKEGYIKEGSTVSVMGVVQRNDNVLMIVPPPEPLTTGCQWSNCIFPASLEGVVLRCEDSSKNDVIPV, from the exons ATGGGTTCCAGATTCCCATCTCATCAGCTCAGCAATGGTCTATACGTATCAGGCAGGCCTGAGCAGCCAAAAGAAAGAGCACCTACGATGGGCTCAACGGCCATGCCCTATACTGGTGGCGATATCAAGAAGTCGGGAGAGCTGGGGAAAATGTTTGATATCCCTATGGACGGGTCCAAGTCTAGGAAATCTGGACAACTAACCAGTGCCCCTTCAAGGACTGGATCATTTGGAGGTGCTGCTTCTCATTCAGGTCCCATTATGCCTAATGCTGCAGCTCGAGCTAACTATACGACTTCAGGTCCTGTATCTTCTGGAGGCATGACTGGTTCTACTTCGGTAAAAAAGACTAATTCTGGGCCACTCAATAAGCATGGGGAACCATTGAAGAAGTCTTCTGGCCCTCAATCTGGTGGAGTGACACGTCAAAACTCCGGCCATATTCCACCAGTTCTTCCCACAACAGGTCTTATCACATCTGGACCCATATCTTCAGGTCCACTAAATTCCTCTGGGGCCCCTAGAAAGGTATCTGGACCTTTAGAGTCTATGGGATCAATGAAATTACAAAGTTCCTCTGTTGCTCACAATCCAGCAGTGACTACTCTTGGCCAAGATGATTATTCTTTCAGAAAGAACTTCCCAAAGACAATATTGTGGTCTGTGATACTGATATTTGTGATGGGGTTCATTGCTGGTGGTTTTATTCTTGGAGCGGTCCACAATGCCATACTCCTTGCTGTTGTGGGAATTCTTTTCGCTGCAGTTGCTGCTTTGTTCACATGGAATACTTGTTGGGGAAGAAATGCTATCGTAAATTTCATTTCTCGTTATCCTGATGCTGAGCTCAGAACTGCTAAAAATGGGCAATATGTGAAAGTCTCTGGG GTGGTTACCTGTGGTAATGTGCCCCTTGAGTCATCCTTCCGGAGAGTTCCTAGATGCGTGTACACATCTACAAGTTTATATGAGTACCGAGGATGGGATTCAAAACCAGCAAACCCTACACATCGTCGATTTACATGGGGACTTAGATCATCAGAG AGGCACATAGTGGACTTCTACATCTCTGATTTCCAGTCTGGGTTGAGAGCATTAGTTAAGACTGGCTATGGCGCAAGAGTTACTCCTTATGTTGATGAGTCTGTCATTATTGATGTTAACCCAGAAAACAAGGACATGTCTCCAGATTTTGTCAGGTGGTTGGGAGAGAGGAATCTTTCAAGTGATGACCGTACGATGCGATTGAAAGAAGG GTACATCAAGGAAGGTAGCACAGTTAGTGTGATGGGAGTTGTCCAGAGAAATGACAATGTGCTTATGATTGTCCCTCCACCTGAGCCTTTGACAACTGGATGCCAATGGAGCAATTGTATTTTTCCGGCTAGCCTTGAGGGGGTTGTTTTGAGATGTGAAGACTCATCAAAAAATGATGTCATACCCGTTTAG
- the LOC117620517 gene encoding uncharacterized protein LOC117620517 translates to MARSISQTLTLTRHLSSKSSPSSSSRLITLRAQSNLPFHHDPTTDSSTDSPSDPLLRKLEDAIHRIMVRRSAPDWLPFLPGTSYWVPPPRSRSTGLAQLVDKLANPLTEEETLSMTTIRGWPSSAYFIEGASPQPMEAVDQSSNDVSSKSEDEEG, encoded by the exons ATGGCAAGGTCCATCTCTCAAACCCTTACCCTAACCCGCCACCTCTCATCCAAATCATCGCCGTCTTCCTCCTCTCGCCTCATAACCCTCCGGGCCCAATCCAACCTTCCTTTTCACCATGACCCAACAACAGACTCATCCACCGACTCTCCTTCTGATCCCCTTTTGCGAAAGCTTGAGGACGCCATCCACCGGATCATGGTCCGCCGATCCGCACCCGATTGGCTCCCGTTTCTTCCCGGTACCTCCTACTGGGTCCCACCGCCCCGGTCAAGATCCACCGGTCTGGCTCAGTTGGTCGATAAGCTGGCCAACCCTTTGACTGAGGAGGAGACCTTGTCTATGACCACCATTAGAGGCTGGCCTTCTTCTGCTTACTTCATAGAAG GTGCATCTCCACAACCGATGGAGGCGGTGGATCAAAGTTCTAATGACGTGTCCTCCAAGTCTGAAGATGAGGAAGGATGA
- the LOC117622771 gene encoding uncharacterized membrane protein At1g16860-like encodes MGSRFPSHQLSNGLYVSGRPEQPKERTPTMSSVAMPYTGGDIKKSGELGKMFDIPMDGSKSRKSGPITGPPSRTGSFGGAASHSGPIPNAAVRAGYTTSGPVSSGGMPGPASLKKSNSGPLNKHGEPLKKSSGPQSGGVTPTGRQNSGPLPPVLPATGLITSGPISSGPLNASGAPRKVSGPLESMGSMKVQGSSIVHNQAITTLSQDDEFSFRKSFPKLILWSLILLFVMGFIAGGFILGAVHNAYLLIVVVILFGAVATLFTWNTYWGRRAIIGYIASYSDSELRTAKNGQFVKVSGVVTCGNLPLESSFQKVPRCVYTSTSLYEYRGWDSKAANPTHRRFTWGLRSIEGRVVDFYISDFQSGLRALVKTGSGARVTPYVDDSIVIDVNPENEELSPEFIRWLGERNLSSDDRMMRLKEGYIKEGSTVSVMGVVQRNDNVLMIVPPPEPITTGCQWAKCIFPASLEGIVLRCDDASKNDVIPV; translated from the exons ATGGGTTCCAGATTCCCATCTCATCAGCTCAGCAATGGCCTTTATGTATCAGGCCGGCCAGAGCAACCAAAGGAAAGGACTCCAACTATGAGCTCAGTTGCCATGCCCTATACTGGTGGAGATATCAAGAAGTCGGGAGAACTAGGAAAGATGTTTGATATCCCTATGGATGGCTCTAAGTCTAGAAAATCTGGACCTATAACTGGTCCTCCTTCAAGGACTGGATCTTTTGGAGGTGCTGCTTCACATTCAGGACCAATCCCTAATGCTGCAGTTCGTGCTGGCTATACCACATCAGGTCCCGTATCATCTGGCGGCATGCCTGGTCCAGCTTCCTTAAAGAAGTCAAATTCTGGACCGCTAAATAAGCATGGGGAACCTCTTAAGAAGTCGTCTGGTCCTCAATCTGGTGGGGTAACACCAACTGGCCGCCAAAACTCTGGACCTCTTCCTCCTGTTCTCCCTGCAACAGGTCTCATTACATCTGGACCCATTTCTTCTGGCCCACTAAATGCTTCTGGGGCCCCTCGTAAGGTATCCGGTCCTTTGGAGTCAATGGGATCAATGAAAGTACAAGGTTCCTCCATTGTTCACAATCAGGCCATTACTACTCTAAGCCAAGATGATGAGTTTTCATTTAGGAAGAGCTTCCCAAAGCTAATATTATGGTCTTTGATTCTACTTTTCGTGATGGGGTTCATAGCTGGTGGTTTTATTCTAGGTGCAGTCCACAATGCATATCTCCTCATTGTGGTTGTGATCCTTTTTGGTGCAGTTGCTACACTATTCACATGGAATACTTATTGGGGAAGACGAGCTATTATAGGTTATATTGCTAGCTATTCAGATTCTGAGCTGAGGACTGCGAAGAATGGGCAATTTGTGAAGGTCTCAGGG GTGGTCACTTGTGGCAATCTGCCCCTTGAGTCGTCCTTTCAAAAGGTTCCTAGATGTGTGTATACATCTACAAGTTTGTACGAATATCGAGGATGGGATTCAAAAGCTGCCAACCCTACACATCGTCGCTTTACTTGGGGGCTCAGGTCCATAGAA GGCCGTGTTGTAGATTTCTACATCTCTGATTTCCAATCCGGGTTAAGAGCATTGGTTAAGACTGGCTCTGGAGCAAGGGTGACTCCTTATGTTGATGATTCGATTGTCATTGATGTGAACCCTGAAAATGAAGAGTTGTCTCCAGAGTTTATTAGGTGGTTGGGAGAGAGGAACCTTTCAAGTGATGATCGCATGATGCGGTTGAAAGAAGG GTACATTAAAGAAGGAAGCACAGTTAGTGTAATGGGAGTTGTCCAGAGAAATGACAATGTGCTGATGATCGTTCCTCCCCCTGAGCCGATCACGACAGGATGCCAGTGGGCCAAATGTATCTTTCCAGCTAGCCTTGAGGGTATTGTTTTGAGATGTGATGATGCATCAAAGAATGATGTCATACCAGTTTAG
- the LOC117622589 gene encoding ylmG homolog protein 1-2, chloroplastic-like, translated as MASVMASHAILFQTSNPIRPKPKLKPFCTPTLKFSPNPNLNPNKIPKFSLRPLCASLTANLQTLNTQIPSQSPPPLAHLPTRTLTTLFALTLAVVRNLSISLLKFGSQFGPSIGSAAGPLFFAALGDRPSGYLNTPLTVVAAGLSKWLDIYSGVLMVRVLLSWFPNIPWDRQPLSAIRDLCDPYLNLFRNIIPPIFDTLDVSPLLAFAVLGTLGSILNNSRGMY; from the coding sequence ATGGCTTCAGTCATGGCTTCTCATGCTATCCTCTTCCAAACCTCAAACCCAATCCGACCCAAACCCAAGCTCAAACCTTTCTGCACCCCTACTCTCAAATTCAGCCCCAACCCTAACCTTAACCCCaacaaaattcccaaattttccCTCAGACCCCTCTGCGCCTCTCTCACCGCAAACCTCCAAACCCTAAATACCCAAATCCCATCTCAGTCCCCACCACCCCTAGCCCATCTCCCTACTCGGACGCTCACCACCCTCTTCGCCCTAACCCTAGCCGTCGTCCGCAACCTCTCAATTTCACTATTGAAATTCGGATCCCAATTCGGACCCTCCATCGGTTCCGCCGCCGGACCCCTCTTCTTCGCGGCGCTCGGAGACCGCCCCAGCGGCTACTTGAACACGCCGTTGACGGTGGTCGCCGCCGGACTGTCCAAATGGCTTGATATATACAGTGGGGTTTTGATGGTTAGGGTTTTGCTCAGTTGGTTCCCCAATATTCCTTGGGACCGCCAACCCCTTTCTGCGATTCGGGACCTCTGCGATCCCTATTTGAATCTCTTTCGCAACATAATCCCGCCGATTTTCGATACCTTGGATGTTAGTCCGCTCTTGGCTTTCGCAGTTTTGGGCACGCTGGGATCGATTCTCAACAACAGTAGAGGAATGTATTGA
- the LOC117622924 gene encoding kelch repeat-containing protein At3g27220 isoform X2: protein MVRPSAKHTSARLVLICVGLLGLALIADFLWASSPRFANSYISIASNWAPPLDISKPSLILTPKKTDDELPEKGNHKNDTAHGRVLSATFADLPGPELKWEIMAAAPVARLDGAAIQIKNLLFVFAGYGTIDYDSMGHSAEGPLPTHSCLILRQSSGGTCLLYQFLVIFRYAPATQLWRGRLHVMGGSKENRYTPGVDHWSLAVKDGKALEKEWRTEMPIPRGGPHRACIVVDDRLYLIGGQEGDFMAKPGSPIFKCSRRNEVVYGDVYMLDDEMKWKVLPPMPKPDSHIEFAWVVVNNSIVIVGGTTEKHPVTKKMTLVGEIFQFNLNTLNWSVLGKLPFRVKTTLVGFWNGWLYFTSGQRDKGPENPAPKKVIGELWRTKLKLSS from the exons ATGGTTAGGCCCTCTGCGAAGCACACATCGGCTCGCTTGGTGTTGATATGCGTTGGCCTATTGGGGCTTGCTCTGATTGCTGATTTCCTCTGGGCTTCCTCGCCTCGTTTTGCTAATTCCTATATCTCCATTGCCTCCAATTGGGCTCCTCCCCTTGATATTTCAAAACCCAGTCTGATCCTCACGCCCAAGAAGACTGACGATGAGTTACCCGAAAAG GGAAATCATAAAAACGATACTGCTCATGGGAGAGTCTTATCAGCAACTTTTGCTGATTTGCCTGGACCAGAATTAAAATGGGAAATTATGGCTGCCGCACCTGTAGCTCGCTTGGATGGGGCGGCTATACAGATAAAGAATCTTCTATTCGTGTTTGCTGGATACGGTACCATTGATTAT GACAGTATGGGCCACAGTGCAGAGGGCCCACTGCCCACACATTCGTGCTTGATACTGAGACAAAGCAGTGGCGGGACATGCCTCCTTTACCAGTTCCTag TAATTTTCAGGTATGCACCAGCAACTCAACTTTGGAGAGGTAGACTTCATGTAATGGGTGGTAGCAAAGAGAATCGATATACACCTGGAGTAGATCATTGGAGTCTTGCTGTTAAAGATGGAAAAGCATTAGAAAAGGAATGGAGGACTGAAATGCCTATTCCCAGGGGTGGACCTCATAG GGCTTGTATAGTTGTTGATGATCGTCTTTATCTTATTGGTGGTCAAGAGGGTGATTTCATGGCCAAACCTGGATCACCTATTTTCAAGTGCTCTCGCAGGAATGAG GTTGTATATGGTGATGTTTACATGCTAGATGACGAAATGAAGTGGAAAGTGTTACCTCCCATGCCTAAACCAGATTCCCATATCGAATTTGCCTGGGTTGTTGTTAACAATTCTATTGTTATTGTTGGAGGCACAACAGAGAAGCACCCTGTGACTAAGAAGATGACTTTGGTTGGAGAAATATTCCAGTTTAACTTGAATACACTG AACTGGTCAGTTCTTGGGAAACTACCATTTCGAGTTAAAACCACACTAGTTGGCTTCTGGAATGGGTGGTTGTATTTTACATCAGGGCAGCGAGACAAAGGACCAGAGAATCCAGCACCAAAGAAGGTCATCGGAGAGTTATGGAGAACGAAGTTAAAATTGAGCTCGTGA
- the LOC117622591 gene encoding uncharacterized protein LOC117622591 isoform X1 → MQLSAMELKLRRKNTCSSAVLLILCTILLLVTTNFGSADEGEQQHKVVEESRNDDAPEKPSLWKMTRNAFPPCTSSPLRIRSYLEKAKALLNQGQAYIFPPSLDFRGSGDNIYVGEEAGSRGGGGGAGEKVREVVGNSFGKSKETVDSSAKSAAKLVGETVQKTKEKVKRSFSDRESREPQSEL, encoded by the exons ATGCAGCTTTCAGCAATGGAGTTGAAACTCAGAAGAAAAAACACTTGTTCATCTGCAGTTTTGCTGATTCTCTGCACAATATTGTTATTGGTCACTACTAACTTTGGTTCTGCAGATGAAGGAGAGCAGCAGCATAAGGTGGTGGAGGAAAGCAGAAATGATGATGCACCAGAAAAACCATCTTTGTGGAAGATGACCAGAAATGCTTTTCCTCCGTGTACATCTTCACCTTTGAGGATCCGAAGCTACTTGGAGAAGGCCAAAGCGCTTTTGAACCAAGGGCAAGCCTACATCTTCCCTCCCAGTTTAga TTTTAGAGGGAGTGGTGATAATATTTATGTTGGAGAGGAGGCTGGGAgcagaggaggaggaggaggagctggAGAGAAGGTGAGAGAGGTTGTGGGGAATAGTTTTGGGAAGAGCAAAGAGACGGTGGACTCCTCGGCTAAATCAGCAGCCAAATTAGTTGGGGAAACAGTGCAGAAGACGAAGGAGAAAGTGAAGAGGAGCTTTTCTGACAGAGAAAGTAGAGAACCTCAATCTGAGCTCTAG
- the LOC117622924 gene encoding kelch repeat-containing protein At3g27220 isoform X1 — translation MVRPSAKHTSARLVLICVGLLGLALIADFLWASSPRFANSYISIASNWAPPLDISKPSLILTPKKTDDELPEKGNHKNDTAHGRVLSATFADLPGPELKWEIMAAAPVARLDGAAIQIKNLLFVFAGYGTIDYVHSHVDIYNFSDNTWGGRFDMPKEMAHSHLGMVTDGRYIYIVTGQYGPQCRGPTAHTFVLDTETKQWRDMPPLPVPRYAPATQLWRGRLHVMGGSKENRYTPGVDHWSLAVKDGKALEKEWRTEMPIPRGGPHRACIVVDDRLYLIGGQEGDFMAKPGSPIFKCSRRNEVVYGDVYMLDDEMKWKVLPPMPKPDSHIEFAWVVVNNSIVIVGGTTEKHPVTKKMTLVGEIFQFNLNTLNWSVLGKLPFRVKTTLVGFWNGWLYFTSGQRDKGPENPAPKKVIGELWRTKLKLSS, via the exons ATGGTTAGGCCCTCTGCGAAGCACACATCGGCTCGCTTGGTGTTGATATGCGTTGGCCTATTGGGGCTTGCTCTGATTGCTGATTTCCTCTGGGCTTCCTCGCCTCGTTTTGCTAATTCCTATATCTCCATTGCCTCCAATTGGGCTCCTCCCCTTGATATTTCAAAACCCAGTCTGATCCTCACGCCCAAGAAGACTGACGATGAGTTACCCGAAAAG GGAAATCATAAAAACGATACTGCTCATGGGAGAGTCTTATCAGCAACTTTTGCTGATTTGCCTGGACCAGAATTAAAATGGGAAATTATGGCTGCCGCACCTGTAGCTCGCTTGGATGGGGCGGCTATACAGATAAAGAATCTTCTATTCGTGTTTGCTGGATACGGTACCATTGATTAT GTACATTCACATGTTGATATCTACAATTTCAGTGATAATACATGGGGAGGAAGATTTGATATGCCAAAAGAAATGGCACATTCACATTTAGGAATGGTAACTGATGGAAGGTACATATACATTGTCACAGGACAGTATGGGCCACAGTGCAGAGGGCCCACTGCCCACACATTCGTGCTTGATACTGAGACAAAGCAGTGGCGGGACATGCCTCCTTTACCAGTTCCTag GTATGCACCAGCAACTCAACTTTGGAGAGGTAGACTTCATGTAATGGGTGGTAGCAAAGAGAATCGATATACACCTGGAGTAGATCATTGGAGTCTTGCTGTTAAAGATGGAAAAGCATTAGAAAAGGAATGGAGGACTGAAATGCCTATTCCCAGGGGTGGACCTCATAG GGCTTGTATAGTTGTTGATGATCGTCTTTATCTTATTGGTGGTCAAGAGGGTGATTTCATGGCCAAACCTGGATCACCTATTTTCAAGTGCTCTCGCAGGAATGAG GTTGTATATGGTGATGTTTACATGCTAGATGACGAAATGAAGTGGAAAGTGTTACCTCCCATGCCTAAACCAGATTCCCATATCGAATTTGCCTGGGTTGTTGTTAACAATTCTATTGTTATTGTTGGAGGCACAACAGAGAAGCACCCTGTGACTAAGAAGATGACTTTGGTTGGAGAAATATTCCAGTTTAACTTGAATACACTG AACTGGTCAGTTCTTGGGAAACTACCATTTCGAGTTAAAACCACACTAGTTGGCTTCTGGAATGGGTGGTTGTATTTTACATCAGGGCAGCGAGACAAAGGACCAGAGAATCCAGCACCAAAGAAGGTCATCGGAGAGTTATGGAGAACGAAGTTAAAATTGAGCTCGTGA
- the LOC117622402 gene encoding F-box/kelch-repeat protein At1g51550, with the protein MAETSTSSSNSFNNTNGGSPISYIAQDHLFTILLLLPVDSILCFAMACKKFRALTASDTLWESICRRDWGPKSVEALKASNFHHQLPWMRLYKQVSRLDSVYCHKLSNPDGELAPSPRASHSLNFVSDCLVLFGGGSEGGRHLDDTWVAYVGNDFRRMLKWQKMNSGIPSGRFGHSCVVIDDFLVLFGGINDNGSRHKDTWVGKVACHETLGITLSWRLLVVGPDAPSQRGAHAACCIDGRKMVIHGGIGLHGVRLGDTWVLELSENFRFGTWYEIVAHPCPPARSGHTLTCIGGTRTVLFGGRGLGYDVLHDIWFLDIHKGQPKWVQILYELQNVPGGVSLPRVGHSATLILGGHLLICGGEDSYRHRKNDFWVLDISAVPSITMQPTTLNSVQLLAKMWKRLKANGYKPKCRSFHRACTDNSGRYLFVFGGMVDGVLQPADPAGLRFDGELVLVELVLQL; encoded by the exons ATGGCAGAAACCAGTACTAGCAGTAGCAATAGTTTCAATAACACCAATGGGGGCTCACCAATTTCCTACATAGCCCAAGACCACCTATTTACAATCTTGTTGCTTCTTCCTGTAGATTCAATTCTTTGCTTTGCCATGGCCTGCAAGAAGTTTAGAGCTTTGACAGCCTCTGACACTCTGTGGGAGTCCATATGCAGAAGGGACTGGGGTCCCAAATCAGTTGAGGCCCTCAAGGCTTCAAATTTTCATCATCAGCTGCCTTGGATGAGGCTCTACAAGCAAGTCTCTCGCTTGGACTCTGTTTATTGCCATAAATTGTCTAACCCAGATGGGGAATTGGCACCAAGTCCCAGGGCCTCTCATTCTCTCAATTTTGTGTCTGAttgcttggttttgtttggtggTGGCAGTGAGGGAG gACGCCATCTAGATGACACATGGGTGGCATACGTTGGTAATGATTTTCGGAGAATGTTGAAGTGGCAGAAGATGAATTCAGGCATTCCAAGTGGCAGATTTGGGCATTCATGTGTTGTTATTGATGATTTTCTTGTTCTATTTGGAGGAATAAATGACAATGGAAGCCGTCACAAGGATACATGGGTGGGGAAAGTAGCATGCCATGAGACCCTTGGTATCACACTGTCATGGAGGCTGCTTGTCGTGGGGCCCGATGCACCTTCGCAGCGAGGGGCTCATGCTGCATGCTGCATTGATGGCAGAAAGATGGTTATCCATGGAGGAATTGGGCTGCATGGTGTCAGGTTGGGTGATACATGGGTGTTGGAACTCTCCGAAAACTTTCGATTTGGAACTTGGTATGAAATCGTGGCTCATCCATGTCCGCCAGCTCGCTCAGGACACACATTGACTTGCATTGGGGGAACCCGAACAGTTTTATTTGGAGGGAGAGGATTGGGCTATGATGTGCTTCATGATATCTGGTTCTTGGATATTCATAAAGGTCAACCTAAATGGGTACAAATACTCTATGAATTACAAAATGTTCCTGGAGGAGTTTCCCTCCCTAGAGTTGGTCACTCAGCTACTCTCATCTTAGGAGGTCATTTGCTGATTTGTGGAGGAGAGGATTCGTACAGACACCGGAAGAATGACTTCTGGGTTTTAGACATAAGTGCAGTTCCATCCATTACAATGCAGCCAACTACACTCAACTCTGTGCAGTTATTGGCAAAAATGTGGAAAAGGTTGAAGGCAAACGGTTACAAACCCAAATGCCGGTCATTCCATCGTGCCTGCACAGATAATTCCGGGCGTTACTTGTTTGTGTTTGGTGGAATGGTGGATGGCGTACTTCAGCCTGCTGACCCTGCCGGGCTGAGGTTTGATGGAGAGCTCGTCCTTGTGGAGCTTGTGCTCCAGCTGTAA